A region of the Planctomycetota bacterium genome:
TCGACGAACAGCGTCCGCCCGGCGATGCCGGCCTCGGCAGGGTCCTTGACGCCGTTGGCATTGGCGTCGTCGAACACCCGCCCATAGAAGCGGTTGTTCACTCCCGAGCCGAAATCGGTGCCACGGAACGTGTCGGCGGGGCCGGTCACGGTGAAAGCGCGCGAGGCGCTCCCGGTCGCAGTCCAGCCCGTCGGCACGACCGGCCTGAGGACGTAGCCTCCGACCGCGAGGCCGGCGAGCGAGTAGAAGCCGTTGGTCTTCGAGACCGCCGAGATATCTCCTGCGGCCCGGACGCGTACCGACCACGCGGTGAGCGTGCCCACGTCTGTCGAAACCGAATCAGTCATCTCCAATCGCCACGTGCCGTTGCCGCTCTCGCCGTCGAGCGCCGAGAGGGGCTGCGCGGGAATGAACCGCCCGGTAAATGGTGGCGTGCCCGCGCTGATCGCGGTCGTCGCTTCGTCGTCGAAGATCGTCACCGCGAAATTGTCTCCACTGCCCCCGACGGCCGAGGCGAGCTGGATCCGCCGCCCCGACGGGGCGATCAGCGTCAGCGTGAGATCCGACACCCAGGTGTGCGTGATGCTCACCGTCACGTCGACATCGCCGATCGGGGATGTCAATCCGGCGACCGTGAGCGACGATGTCAGCGTGCCGGGATCGGGGATCGCCGCCGTCGTGATCACGGCATTGACGGTGACATCCTGATAAAACTCGTCGAATTGGCCGTTGGAATTGGAGTCGATATACATCCGGCGGCCGGCGACGAGCGGCTCGTCGGACTGGCGCGTTCCGTCGCCATCGGCATCCTCGAACGCCCTGCCCGACACGGTCGTGGCCACGCCGGTGCCGCTGATCGTGAACGAGAACGTTCCCTCGTCGGCGTCGTCACAGGCCACCGTGACCTTTGCCGACGTGACGCCGGCAGCCGTGGGCGTGAACCGAACCGTGAACGTCGTTCCCTCGCCGGCGGCGAGGACGGTCGCCGCCGGCGGGCTGGCGATCGCGAATCCGGCGCCGGTGATCGACACACCGGAGAGCGACAGCGGCAGCGTGCCCTGGTTGCGGATCCGGAAGACCGTATCGACCGAATCGTCGAGGATCGCCGACACCGGAATCGACGTAGCGCCCGAAGTGATGTCGGTCTTGCCGCCGACCACGGAGATCTCCCGCATCCCGATCCCCCGAACGACACCCGCCGCCGACAGCAGTCCGAAGCCGAGCTCGGTGTTCCGCCCGGTGGCGAGATCGTAGGCCCCGCTGCCGGCGAGCCGGGTATTGGTGCGGAAGATGTTTTTGATCTGCGCCGGCGTGAGGTCGATGCCGAGCGCCTGCCCACGGGCCAGCGCCAGGGCCGCGATGCCGGTCGCCAGCGGCGTGGCCGACGACGTACCGCCGAAGCCGGTCGAGCCGGTGCCGGTGTAGTCGCCTGCCGTACCGGCCGACGTGTTGTAGCCGGCGGTTCCGACGCGGTCGGTCGTGTCGATCGCCAGGTAGCCGGCGCGGGTGTCGTTGCTCGGCGTGACCACGTCGAGGGCCGCGCCGTAGTTGCTGTAGTCGGAGCGCTCCCCCTTGTTGTTCATCGCACCGATGCCGATCAGGCCGGTGTTCGAGGTCGACAGCGTGGCCGGAAAACTGACGACACCGTAGTCGTTGCCGGTGGCGACCAACTGCGTGGCTCCCTTCCCCTGGCGACCTTGGCTCGTCGCCCAGGAGAAGGCGGTGGTGATCGCGGTCGTTGCCGAGCCACCCCCCCAGGAATGGTTCGACAGGTCGGCCGCCTTCCAGGTGCCCAGGCCGTTGGACGTCCGTCCGGCGGCGTAATAGATCGCGGCCGCGATATTGGCGTCGGTTGCCACTCCGCTGCCGGCGAAGATCCGTGAGCTGAGCACCGGCGTGCCGTAGGAAGCGCCGGTGACGCCGAGCGAATTGTTGCCGCGCGCGGCGGCCACCCCGGCGACGCTCGTGCCATGCTCGTCGGTCGTGTTGTTCGGAATGCTGACGTTGTTGTTGTTGACGAAGTTCCAGCCGTTGATGTCGTCGATCCAGCCATTGCCGTCGTCGTCGATGCCGTTGGCCGCCACCTCGCCCGGATTCGTCCATACCGTGAGGTCGGGATGGTCGGTGGACACGCCGTCGTCAACGACGCCGATCGTCAGCACCGTCGAGCCC
Encoded here:
- a CDS encoding choice-of-anchor D domain-containing protein, which gives rise to MRKPRRRHHSSLVIDPERLEPRQVLASHGLHAVSSVFGSGQVGETVVDDPALPYRYIADGETIGMAISNTRVALAATAVGRADPAWQAEFGLTSLRPLAGSRFDVYATTGPLDGATLQALHARGVIDGEAPVFDVLSTRSEAVLLDEAIVELAEGIMPAAYFAARPMFSGYRTLAGTPNQFVATLSAGTGTAALAAINSLETDPDLAWAAPNFHQNWQRFLIPNDPRWSNLWHLQNTGQSGGTAGIDADLPAAWDVIQGGSTVLTIGVVDDGVSTDHPDLTVWTNPGEVAANGIDDDGNGWIDDINGWNFVNNNNVSIPNNTTDEHGTSVAGVAAARGNNSLGVTGASYGTPVLSSRIFAGSGVATDANIAAAIYYAAGRTSNGLGTWKAADLSNHSWGGGSATTAITTAFSWATSQGRQGKGATQLVATGNDYGVVSFPATLSTSNTGLIGIGAMNNKGERSDYSNYGAALDVVTPSNDTRAGYLAIDTTDRVGTAGYNTSAGTAGDYTGTGSTGFGGTSSATPLATGIAALALARGQALGIDLTPAQIKNIFRTNTRLAGSGAYDLATGRNTELGFGLLSAAGVVRGIGMREISVVGGKTDITSGATSIPVSAILDDSVDTVFRIRNQGTLPLSLSGVSITGAGFAIASPPAATVLAAGEGTTFTVRFTPTAAGVTSAKVTVACDDADEGTFSFTISGTGVATTVSGRAFEDADGDGTRQSDEPLVAGRRMYIDSNSNGQFDEFYQDVTVNAVITTAAIPDPGTLTSSLTVAGLTSPIGDVDVTVSITHTWVSDLTLTLIAPSGRRIQLASAVGGSGDNFAVTIFDDEATTAISAGTPPFTGRFIPAQPLSALDGESGNGTWRLEMTDSVSTDVGTLTAWSVRVRAAGDISAVSKTNGFYSLAGLAVGGYVLRPVVPTGWTATGSASRAFTVTGPADTFRGTDFGSGVNNRFYGRVFDDANANGVKDPAEAGIAGRTLFVDANGNGIVDPPTQTTFTSSTALAIPDKPASGFSPVTSSIVVSGIG